A stretch of the Kroppenstedtia eburnea genome encodes the following:
- a CDS encoding DUF2232 domain-containing protein encodes MPRIPDVRDGLITTMLFLLIVFSLLTPLNILTIWLLPLPFILQTAKNGWSSAIFPTLLVTFSLLAITGHPFYPGAVLLVAAVGVVMGLLYRRPDTSGTDVVLGGLTTVGISLLVLMLAASHYFDLQNRLGSYLAEEWQRNGEWFRLYGVESVTDLIPYVAAVIPSMLFMLAVPVPLLNLVVARKWLSRHGLPGKYLPPFREWRLPRSFFYFYLVSLLLFLIFGAGGESSAWIPANVITVLFFLFYIQGLSFIAWLLHRSGKGKGWMVFISLGSLVISLFTVVVHLMGVMDTGSEIRKRMDSKRE; translated from the coding sequence TTGCCCCGTATTCCAGACGTCCGTGACGGACTGATCACCACAATGCTGTTCCTGCTCATCGTCTTCTCATTGTTGACTCCACTGAACATCCTGACGATCTGGCTCCTCCCCCTTCCTTTCATTCTTCAGACAGCAAAAAACGGTTGGTCCTCCGCGATCTTCCCAACTCTTCTCGTCACGTTTTCCCTTCTGGCGATCACCGGTCATCCCTTCTATCCGGGGGCTGTTTTATTGGTGGCGGCGGTCGGGGTGGTCATGGGTCTGTTGTACCGGCGCCCTGACACTTCCGGGACGGATGTGGTGTTGGGAGGGTTGACGACAGTGGGGATCAGTCTTTTGGTCCTGATGTTGGCGGCATCCCATTATTTTGATCTGCAGAATCGGTTGGGCAGCTATCTGGCGGAAGAGTGGCAGCGGAACGGGGAATGGTTCCGCCTTTACGGGGTGGAATCCGTAACGGATTTGATTCCCTATGTGGCCGCGGTGATTCCGTCCATGCTCTTCATGCTGGCCGTCCCCGTTCCGTTGCTCAATCTGGTGGTGGCCCGCAAATGGCTCAGCCGTCATGGATTGCCCGGGAAATATTTGCCCCCATTCAGAGAGTGGCGTCTGCCTCGTTCCTTCTTCTATTTCTATCTCGTGTCTCTCCTCCTGTTTCTTATTTTCGGAGCCGGGGGAGAGTCGTCCGCCTGGATTCCGGCCAATGTGATAACCGTGCTCTTCTTTCTCTTTTATATCCAGGGGCTTTCTTTCATCGCCTGGCTCCTTCACCGATCGGGGAAAGGGAAGGGTTGGATGGTTTTCATTTCACTTGGCTCCCTGGTGATTTCCCTGTTTACCGTGGTTGTCCATCTGATGGGGGTCATGGATACGGGCAGTGAGATCCGGAAGAGGATGGACAGTAAAAGAGAGTGA
- a CDS encoding MazG-like family protein, whose translation MSRPERSMHIAKSMKAIEWLKTEILDQIANLYKGLHTANQSLISDSLASLVVATYVLARRVGFSFREVDQAVTRKLREHARERHQLEDWYGDLSQLEEYINKR comes from the coding sequence ATGAGCAGGCCGGAGCGAAGCATGCACATCGCAAAAAGCATGAAAGCGATCGAATGGTTGAAAACCGAAATTCTGGATCAAATTGCGAATCTGTACAAGGGATTGCATACGGCGAACCAATCTCTCATTTCCGACAGCCTGGCCAGCCTGGTGGTTGCCACCTATGTTCTTGCCCGACGGGTGGGATTTTCTTTCCGGGAAGTGGATCAGGCGGTGACGAGAAAACTTCGGGAACACGCAAGGGAACGTCACCAGTTGGAAGATTGGTACGGCGATCTCTCCCAGTTGGAAGAATACATTAACAAGAGGTGA
- the rpsR gene encoding 30S ribosomal protein S18: MARRRGNKRRKVCFFTVNKIEYIDYKDVDLLRKFISERGKILPRRVTGTSSKYQRQLTRAIKRARQMALLPYTTD; encoded by the coding sequence ATGGCCCGCCGTCGCGGTAATAAGCGCCGGAAAGTCTGTTTTTTCACAGTCAACAAGATCGAATACATTGACTACAAGGATGTGGACCTGCTCCGGAAGTTCATCAGCGAACGGGGCAAAATTCTGCCCCGCCGGGTGACGGGGACATCTTCCAAATATCAGCGGCAGTTGACCCGGGCAATCAAACGTGCCCGGCAAATGGCTTTGTTGCCGTACACCACGGACTGA
- the ssb gene encoding single-stranded DNA-binding protein, whose amino-acid sequence MLNRVVLIGRLTRDPELRYTPGGVAVTSFNLAVNRRFTNQQGDREADFIDIVAWRQLAETVANYMKKGRLVAVEGRLQIRSYENQEGRRIKVAEVVAENVQFLESRSQAGSGSGYNQDYGNSGFEKNQDNRGPSTDPFADDGKPIDISDDDLPF is encoded by the coding sequence ATGTTAAACAGAGTGGTTCTGATCGGCCGGTTGACCAGGGACCCTGAACTTCGCTACACTCCCGGAGGTGTGGCGGTGACCAGTTTCAATTTGGCGGTCAACCGCCGTTTTACCAACCAGCAGGGAGACCGGGAAGCGGACTTCATCGATATCGTGGCTTGGCGCCAACTGGCGGAAACTGTGGCCAATTACATGAAAAAGGGACGCCTCGTCGCCGTGGAAGGGCGTCTTCAGATCCGCAGTTACGAAAATCAGGAAGGCCGTCGGATCAAGGTGGCGGAAGTGGTCGCCGAAAATGTCCAATTTTTGGAGTCGCGGTCTCAAGCCGGTTCAGGTTCCGGATACAACCAGGATTATGGCAACAGCGGTTTCGAAAAGAACCAGGACAATCGGGGCCCCTCCACCGATCCCTTTGCGGATGACGGTAAACCGATCGACATTTCCGATGATGATCTGCCCTTTTGA
- the rpsF gene encoding 30S ribosomal protein S6, with amino-acid sequence MHKYELMYILRPELDEEKSNANREKFRGIIADNGGESVEMEHFGKRRLAYLIDDHREGIYTVATFNGTVDTVNELERQLKLDDDVIRHMVINIDDKK; translated from the coding sequence ATGCACAAGTACGAGCTGATGTATATCCTGCGTCCGGAACTGGACGAGGAAAAAAGCAATGCCAACCGTGAGAAATTCCGGGGAATCATCGCTGACAACGGCGGGGAATCCGTCGAGATGGAGCATTTCGGCAAGCGCCGTCTGGCCTATCTGATCGATGACCACCGCGAAGGCATTTACACCGTGGCGACCTTCAACGGCACCGTTGACACCGTAAACGAACTGGAACGTCAACTGAAGCTGGATGATGATGTGATTCGCCACATGGTGATCAACATTGACGACAAAAAGTAA
- the ychF gene encoding redox-regulated ATPase YchF yields MSLTTGIVGLPNVGKSTLFNAITRAGAESANYPFCTIDPNVGVVDVPDERMNRLAEIVNPQRIVPTSFQFTDIAGLVKGASKGEGLGNQFLSHIREVDAIIHVVRCFEDDNITHVSGGVDPAGDMETINLELVLADLETVERRLDRVARQKRSGDAEAKKEHEVLEKLQQTLAEGKPARGLNLEEEELERIRSLNLLTLKKMLYAANVSEEDVADPDANPHVGALRKQADAEGAEVVTISAQLEAEIAELEGEERDQFLSELGLSASGLDRLVAAAYRLLGLITYFTAGEKEVRAWTVRQGTRAPQAAGVIHSDFERGFIRAEVVSFTDLVQSGSLAGAREQGLLRSEGKEYVVQDGDVMHFRFNV; encoded by the coding sequence ATGTCGCTTACAACCGGTATCGTCGGTCTGCCCAATGTAGGCAAATCCACCTTGTTTAACGCGATCACCCGGGCCGGTGCGGAATCGGCCAATTATCCCTTCTGCACGATCGATCCCAATGTGGGAGTGGTGGATGTTCCCGATGAACGGATGAATCGGTTGGCGGAGATCGTCAACCCCCAGCGGATCGTCCCCACATCCTTTCAATTTACGGATATTGCGGGTTTGGTGAAAGGTGCCAGCAAAGGAGAAGGCCTCGGCAACCAGTTTTTGTCCCATATTCGTGAAGTGGATGCGATCATTCACGTGGTCCGCTGTTTTGAAGATGATAATATCACCCATGTCTCCGGCGGGGTGGATCCTGCCGGAGATATGGAGACCATCAATCTGGAGCTGGTCCTGGCAGATCTCGAAACCGTGGAACGGCGGTTGGATCGGGTCGCCCGCCAGAAACGGAGCGGGGATGCCGAAGCGAAAAAGGAACACGAAGTTTTGGAGAAACTGCAACAAACTTTGGCAGAGGGAAAACCGGCCCGGGGATTGAATCTGGAGGAGGAGGAGCTGGAACGGATCCGTTCCCTCAATCTGCTTACCCTGAAGAAGATGCTTTACGCCGCCAATGTGTCGGAAGAAGATGTGGCCGATCCCGATGCCAACCCCCATGTCGGGGCCCTTCGCAAGCAGGCGGATGCGGAAGGGGCGGAGGTGGTGACCATCAGTGCCCAGTTGGAGGCGGAGATTGCGGAGCTGGAAGGGGAAGAGAGGGATCAATTCCTGTCTGAGCTGGGACTGTCCGCATCCGGGCTGGATCGTCTGGTGGCGGCAGCCTATCGTCTGTTGGGACTGATCACATATTTTACCGCCGGGGAAAAAGAGGTCCGGGCCTGGACGGTCCGGCAAGGAACCCGGGCGCCGCAGGCCGCCGGTGTGATCCACTCCGACTTTGAGCGGGGATTTATCCGGGCGGAAGTGGTTTCTTTCACAGATCTGGTCCAATCCGGCTCTCTGGCCGGTGCCCGGGAGCAGGGGCTCCTCCGTTCCGAAGGCAAGGAGTATGTGGTGCAAGACGGAGATGTGATGCATTTTCGATTTAATGTGTAA
- a CDS encoding DUF951 domain-containing protein: protein MERKSFQLGDVVEMKKMHPCGTNAWKVIRMGMDIRMKCTGCGHSVLLPRSRFEKRMKRILVHGEAEAE, encoded by the coding sequence ATGGAGCGGAAAAGCTTTCAACTCGGGGATGTGGTGGAGATGAAAAAGATGCACCCCTGTGGAACCAATGCCTGGAAAGTGATCCGGATGGGGATGGATATCCGGATGAAATGCACGGGGTGCGGTCACAGTGTATTGCTTCCGCGCTCCCGTTTTGAAAAAAGGATGAAGCGGATTTTGGTTCATGGGGAGGCGGAAGCTGAGTAA
- a CDS encoding lysophospholipid acyltransferase family protein has translation MYRVIQKGIRLFLRFYHRLEIEGLEHVPTKEPFLVVGNHISVLDPFYIAAVLPGRVSFMAKEESFSHPVSRWFLDRVGAFPVNRGGVDTRSLRTALALLKEGKRVGIFPEGGRRESDPLKELKDGAAWLAIRSQVPILPVVIEGTDEALPRGSRWLRPAKIRIRFGGLLSGSSEGNPRETQDDLTAEILTSFRSLRSEVKAVPR, from the coding sequence ATGTACCGCGTGATTCAAAAGGGAATCCGGCTGTTCCTGAGGTTTTACCATCGATTGGAGATTGAGGGGTTGGAGCATGTTCCGACCAAGGAGCCCTTTTTGGTGGTGGGCAATCATATCAGTGTTCTGGATCCTTTTTATATTGCGGCGGTCTTGCCGGGACGGGTTTCATTCATGGCCAAAGAGGAATCCTTCTCCCATCCGGTGAGTCGATGGTTTTTGGATCGGGTGGGTGCCTTTCCCGTAAACAGAGGGGGAGTGGATACTCGCTCCCTCCGGACCGCCCTGGCACTGTTGAAGGAAGGGAAAAGGGTGGGGATATTTCCCGAAGGAGGCCGGAGAGAGTCGGACCCGCTGAAAGAATTGAAAGATGGAGCCGCCTGGCTGGCGATCCGGTCCCAGGTTCCCATCCTCCCGGTAGTGATCGAAGGAACGGATGAGGCTCTTCCCCGTGGCAGTCGTTGGCTTCGGCCAGCAAAAATCCGCATCCGGTTTGGCGGGCTCCTCTCCGGTTCCTCCGAAGGGAATCCGAGGGAAACACAGGATGATCTGACTGCTGAAATTTTGACATCCTTCCGTTCCCTCCGCTCTGAAGTCAAAGCGGTCCCCCGTTGA
- a CDS encoding YkvI family membrane protein, whose translation MRFNLWNSLKISMTIIGTTIGAGFASGREIWEFFGSYGKESSPSIVLATLLLFAASVIILQISWKEKTQHYSEVLVHVLGVRLARLFDYLVMVFLTTSTLVMVAGSGATFQQWNGSFTMGIWVMAVAVIGILLFDLKGLMSMNALLIPVMVTVLVVVCLQFLQGAGWVFAAEEGDPPTLPVWPSAITYTAFNILSLLAVLSTMGRHIQHPAEIWVSGGVSCLCLGLLASLYNYSLMRVESLVSQYEIPLFALVRDYSDLWVATISLILWLAIYTTAVSNVHGLAFRLSDYLSFPPWMIGGVVILLLVPVSRLGFSNLVTLLYPLYGVINLLILTMILLYPFTKEQ comes from the coding sequence ATGCGGTTCAACCTGTGGAACTCCCTCAAAATCAGTATGACCATCATAGGCACCACCATTGGAGCCGGATTTGCATCGGGTCGGGAGATATGGGAGTTTTTCGGTTCTTACGGGAAGGAGAGCAGTCCCAGCATTGTTCTGGCCACACTGCTGCTGTTTGCGGCCAGTGTGATCATCCTTCAAATCAGTTGGAAGGAGAAAACCCAGCACTATTCAGAAGTGTTGGTTCACGTGCTCGGCGTTCGGCTGGCCCGTCTGTTTGACTATCTGGTGATGGTATTCCTCACGACCAGCACGCTGGTTATGGTGGCCGGAAGCGGGGCCACATTTCAACAGTGGAACGGTTCCTTCACCATGGGAATTTGGGTGATGGCGGTGGCGGTGATCGGGATCCTCCTCTTTGATCTCAAAGGGTTGATGTCGATGAATGCCCTTTTAATTCCTGTCATGGTCACAGTCTTAGTGGTGGTTTGCCTCCAATTTCTGCAGGGGGCCGGATGGGTGTTTGCTGCAGAGGAGGGGGATCCACCCACTCTTCCCGTCTGGCCATCGGCGATCACTTATACCGCCTTTAATATCTTGTCTTTGCTGGCTGTACTGTCCACCATGGGCAGACATATTCAGCACCCGGCAGAGATCTGGGTGTCGGGAGGGGTCAGTTGCCTGTGTCTGGGTCTGTTGGCCAGTCTGTATAATTATTCACTGATGCGAGTGGAAAGTCTTGTTTCCCAGTATGAAATCCCCTTGTTTGCCCTGGTGCGTGACTATTCCGATCTTTGGGTGGCCACCATCTCATTGATCCTATGGCTGGCCATCTATACGACGGCGGTCAGCAATGTTCACGGTTTGGCTTTCCGCCTGTCGGATTATCTGTCATTCCCCCCCTGGATGATCGGTGGGGTGGTGATCCTGTTGCTGGTGCCGGTCAGCCGGTTGGGTTTTTCCAACCTGGTCACCCTGTTGTACCCTCTCTATGGTGTGATCAACCTGTTGATCCTGACGATGATCCTTCTCTATCCCTTCACCAAGGAACAATGA
- the yyaC gene encoding spore protease YyaC: protein MRQPAPTPDPGSDRPTRIKFTHPSAPHRCADWLGETLQLYPGSRELACICIGTDRSTGDSLGPLVGTQLEEMAAPFLRVYGTLDEPVHAVNLENTLIRLKKEMRNPRVIAVDACLGQLSSVGWIQVGNGPVRPGAGVNKQLPEVGQVHVTGIVNVAGFMEYFVLQNTRLSMVMKMANVIASAIHSVAETENSRRKSL from the coding sequence ATGCGCCAACCGGCTCCAACCCCGGACCCTGGGTCCGACCGTCCGACCCGTATCAAATTCACCCATCCCAGCGCCCCCCACCGGTGCGCTGACTGGCTGGGTGAGACACTTCAGTTGTATCCCGGATCCCGGGAATTGGCCTGTATCTGTATCGGGACCGACCGGTCGACAGGGGACTCCCTCGGCCCCTTGGTCGGAACTCAATTGGAGGAGATGGCGGCCCCTTTTCTCCGTGTATACGGAACATTGGACGAGCCTGTTCATGCGGTCAACTTGGAGAACACCTTGATCCGGTTGAAAAAGGAAATGCGGAATCCCAGGGTGATCGCCGTCGATGCCTGTCTCGGACAGCTTTCCAGCGTGGGATGGATCCAGGTGGGCAATGGACCGGTAAGGCCGGGAGCCGGAGTCAATAAACAGCTTCCCGAGGTGGGACAGGTACATGTGACGGGGATCGTCAATGTGGCGGGATTTATGGAATACTTTGTCCTTCAGAACACGCGTCTGAGCATGGTGATGAAAATGGCCAACGTGATCGCTTCAGCAATCCATTCTGTAGCCGAGACCGAAAATTCCCGCCGAAAATCTCTTTAG
- a CDS encoding DUF554 domain-containing protein yields the protein MDREVILLGTLVNGIAIAAGSLLGTFLTGMRKEIHETVMQGIGLVVLVIGLSMALEAQNFISVLLSLVVGGILGGWLKVEDRLNQFGKWVENRWKGESRFSTGFVTGTLVYCIGPMAVLGGLDSGLRGDHEVLYTKSLLDGFTAILFSSSMGSGVLFSMIPVALYQGAITLSAGWITQFLDKEALDQVIQQVTATGGILIIGIGINLLGLGKIRVGDLLPAIPVAVAVALVMIRFSI from the coding sequence GTGGATCGGGAAGTGATTTTACTTGGCACCCTGGTGAACGGGATTGCGATTGCAGCGGGATCCCTGTTGGGCACTTTTCTCACCGGCATGAGAAAAGAGATCCATGAGACGGTGATGCAAGGGATTGGGCTGGTGGTGTTGGTGATCGGCCTGTCCATGGCTTTGGAAGCCCAAAACTTCATCAGTGTATTGCTCTCTTTAGTGGTCGGGGGGATCCTGGGTGGTTGGCTGAAGGTGGAGGATCGGTTGAATCAATTTGGAAAGTGGGTGGAGAACCGGTGGAAAGGTGAAAGCAGGTTCTCCACCGGATTTGTAACCGGGACCTTGGTTTACTGTATCGGTCCCATGGCTGTCTTGGGAGGGTTGGACAGCGGATTGCGGGGAGATCATGAAGTGTTGTACACCAAATCCCTGCTGGATGGTTTCACCGCAATCCTGTTTTCTTCCAGCATGGGGAGCGGGGTGCTCTTCTCGATGATCCCTGTGGCGTTGTATCAAGGGGCGATCACTTTGTCTGCCGGTTGGATCACCCAGTTTCTCGACAAGGAAGCCTTGGATCAGGTGATCCAGCAGGTGACGGCAACGGGTGGGATCCTGATCATCGGGATCGGGATCAATTTGCTCGGGTTGGGCAAGATCCGGGTGGGAGACTTGCTTCCGGCCATCCCTGTTGCAGTTGCGGTTGCTCTGGTCATGATTCGCTTTTCCATCTGA
- a CDS encoding aminotransferase class V-fold PLP-dependent enzyme, with protein sequence MDVIYLDNAATTWPKPEPVLKSVENCMANYGANPGRGGHRLSRLAGGKVEETRRRLARLFQIRDPRNLIFCQNGTHGINLSLKGWLNPGDHVVATTWEHNAVVRPLEMLKKTRGIEVDYIPPGSEEPVDLHRLEKALGSRTRLIVANHASNVTGVLLPVGEIGNIARRRGIPLLVDAAQTAGVVPIDVESMGISMLAFSGHKGLMGPQGTGGLYISPELSLRPLMEGGTGSHSEHLWQPEERPTGFESGTPNTPGIAGLDAGVQFLSEQGMESIRQHESLLAQQISEGLSRMEGIRVYTPGSSSVPVVSFNVEGVDGNEVAAILDQHYEIAVRSGFHCAALAHQTLGTADTGTIRVSPGFFNTDQDVEALLQAVGEIRESYGMG encoded by the coding sequence GTGGATGTGATCTATCTGGATAACGCCGCCACCACCTGGCCAAAACCGGAGCCGGTTTTGAAGAGCGTGGAAAATTGTATGGCAAACTACGGGGCAAATCCCGGCAGAGGCGGACATCGACTCTCCCGGCTGGCCGGGGGGAAGGTGGAAGAAACCCGTCGCCGGCTGGCACGGTTGTTTCAGATCCGGGATCCGCGCAATCTGATCTTCTGCCAAAACGGAACCCATGGGATCAATCTATCCCTCAAAGGATGGTTGAATCCCGGGGACCATGTGGTAGCCACCACATGGGAACACAATGCTGTTGTCCGTCCACTGGAGATGTTGAAAAAGACCCGGGGGATTGAAGTGGATTACATCCCTCCAGGGTCGGAGGAACCTGTGGATCTGCACCGCTTGGAAAAGGCTTTGGGCTCCCGCACCCGTTTGATTGTCGCCAATCATGCTTCCAATGTGACCGGTGTGTTGCTCCCGGTGGGGGAGATCGGAAATATCGCCCGCCGACGGGGAATCCCTCTGTTGGTGGATGCCGCCCAGACGGCGGGTGTGGTCCCCATCGATGTGGAGTCGATGGGAATATCGATGTTGGCTTTTTCCGGTCATAAAGGATTGATGGGCCCGCAAGGTACCGGAGGATTGTATATATCACCGGAGCTATCGCTTCGCCCCTTGATGGAAGGGGGAACAGGGAGCCATTCCGAACATTTGTGGCAACCGGAGGAGCGTCCGACGGGGTTTGAAAGCGGAACGCCCAATACCCCTGGAATTGCCGGCTTGGATGCCGGGGTTCAGTTTTTGTCTGAACAGGGGATGGAATCGATTCGGCAACATGAATCCCTTCTCGCCCAACAGATCTCCGAGGGGTTGAGTCGGATGGAGGGGATTCGTGTATACACACCGGGGTCCTCTTCAGTTCCTGTGGTTTCTTTCAATGTGGAGGGCGTGGACGGCAACGAAGTGGCCGCCATCCTGGATCAACATTATGAAATTGCGGTTCGGTCGGGATTTCATTGTGCCGCTTTGGCTCATCAGACATTGGGAACGGCAGATACAGGCACCATCCGGGTCAGTCCGGGCTTCTTTAACACGGATCAGGATGTAGAGGCGTTACTGCAGGCGGTGGGTGAGATCCGGGAATCTTATGGGATGGGTTAG
- a CDS encoding ParB/RepB/Spo0J family partition protein gives MAGSKALGKGLGALFPDAQVNDEDVVNEIAVDELRANPYQPRKHFDPDALQELISSVKEHGVVQPLVVRKSIRGYEIVAGERRFRAAKEAGLDRVPVVVREFTDEQMMEIALIENLQREDLNSIEIAQAYQKLMDRFSLTQEEMAKRVGKSRPHVTNYLRLLQLPREVQEDVSRGTLSMGHARALRGVKDREALLKLAKRAVKEEVSVRQLEEWVQQVNEGVKRTRKKKDPSQTPLPPQFKRYEDVLQEAYSTPVRIRHGRKKGRIEIEYYSERELERLVEMLQKDRILD, from the coding sequence ATGGCCGGGAGTAAAGCTCTGGGCAAAGGACTGGGCGCCCTCTTCCCGGATGCCCAGGTGAATGACGAGGATGTGGTGAACGAGATTGCGGTGGATGAACTGCGTGCCAATCCTTATCAACCGCGCAAGCATTTTGATCCCGACGCATTGCAGGAGCTGATCTCCTCCGTCAAGGAACATGGAGTGGTTCAGCCTTTGGTGGTGCGAAAAAGCATTCGGGGTTATGAGATTGTGGCCGGTGAGAGACGGTTTCGGGCAGCCAAGGAAGCCGGGTTGGATCGGGTTCCCGTGGTGGTTCGGGAATTTACTGATGAGCAGATGATGGAGATCGCCTTGATTGAAAATTTGCAGCGGGAGGATCTCAACTCCATAGAGATTGCACAGGCTTATCAAAAATTGATGGATCGTTTCTCTCTCACTCAGGAAGAGATGGCCAAACGGGTGGGGAAAAGTCGTCCCCATGTGACCAACTATCTGCGTCTGCTTCAACTTCCCCGGGAAGTTCAGGAAGATGTTTCACGTGGAACATTATCCATGGGACACGCCAGAGCGTTACGGGGAGTGAAAGACAGGGAAGCTTTATTGAAATTGGCCAAGCGGGCGGTAAAGGAAGAGGTCAGTGTGCGTCAGTTGGAAGAATGGGTTCAACAGGTGAATGAGGGTGTGAAGCGGACCCGGAAGAAAAAGGACCCTTCTCAAACACCCCTTCCTCCGCAATTTAAACGTTATGAAGATGTGTTGCAAGAAGCATACAGCACTCCGGTGCGAATTCGGCATGGAAGAAAAAAAGGACGGATTGAAATCGAGTATTACTCGGAGAGAGAACTGGAACGGTTGGTGGAAATGTTGCAGAAGGATCGGATTCTGGATTGA